A single window of Nicotiana sylvestris chromosome 5, ASM39365v2, whole genome shotgun sequence DNA harbors:
- the LOC104216586 gene encoding uncharacterized protein, whose translation MCSTQNLPIMTINVHVSSNTESATDVVSNSQPGKKRKGRGKTTGLLVQKKRKDSDNRKLKVIIPHDRTVAVGLGAKDFVTELSVKVLQHSRHDVKKWKEVPNLAKDRIVAHMLDTFQLPDTQHNRDTILQTANNLY comes from the exons ATGTGTTCAACCCAAAATCTG CCTATCATGACAATAAATGTGCATGTTTCTAGTAATACTGAATCTGCTACCGATGTAGTTTCAAATTCACAGCCAG gaaaaaagagaaagggaAGGGGGAAGACAACAGGGCTTTTAGTTCAAAAGAAACGGAAAGATAGTGACAATAGAAAGTTGAAGGTGATTATTCCACATGATAGAACAGTAGCAGTAGGCCTTGGAGCTAAAGATTTTGTTACCGAGCTCTCCGTCAAAGTTCTCCAGCATTCTAGGCATGATGTCAAGAAATGGAAGGAAGTTCCTAATCTAGCAAAAGATAGAATTGTTGCTCATATGCTG GACACCTTTCAACTTCCAGACACACAACACAATCGAGATACTATCCTTCAAACAGCTAATAATTTATACTGA